In Ignavibacteriales bacterium, the following proteins share a genomic window:
- the argC gene encoding N-acetyl-gamma-glutamyl-phosphate reductase: MISVSVVGASGYSGIELLKILARHPGVRIDKLFANSSAGKLLADVVPVFSKTLDRVLEPYSIDKILKNDLIFVALPSGEAMNLVPAMLSAGKRVIDLGGDFRLQDTLLYERYYKRTHSASAILQQSVYGLPEWNSPQIKSASLIANPGCYPTSAILPLAPLLKEGIIEPTGIAVSSLSGVSGAGRSSSIEMSFGEVNESVRAYKVGTHQHIPEIKTVLESLSNTQVKFSFVPHLLPITRGIFTSSYATLKKPVQEQTILAVYEKYYATAPFVRYSASAIPEIKNVTHTNFIDIGFRINQEDGQLIVLSTIDNLIKGAAGQAVQNMNIMFGLNETEGLQ, from the coding sequence ATGATTTCTGTTTCTGTTGTTGGTGCATCAGGGTATTCGGGTATTGAACTTTTAAAGATCCTCGCTCGGCATCCCGGCGTGCGGATAGACAAACTCTTTGCAAATTCTTCCGCAGGCAAACTTCTTGCCGATGTCGTACCCGTGTTCAGTAAAACATTAGACAGAGTGCTTGAGCCGTACTCTATTGATAAAATATTAAAGAACGATCTCATTTTTGTCGCACTTCCATCAGGCGAAGCGATGAATCTTGTGCCGGCGATGCTTTCTGCAGGAAAACGGGTCATTGACCTCGGCGGCGACTTCCGCTTACAAGATACATTATTGTACGAACGGTACTATAAACGAACCCACTCCGCAAGCGCAATTTTACAACAATCTGTGTACGGATTGCCGGAATGGAATTCTCCACAGATCAAATCGGCATCTCTTATCGCTAATCCAGGGTGCTATCCAACAAGCGCCATCCTTCCGCTTGCTCCTTTGTTGAAAGAAGGCATAATTGAACCAACTGGCATTGCTGTCAGTTCCCTCTCGGGTGTCTCCGGCGCCGGACGCAGTTCCTCAATCGAGATGTCGTTTGGTGAGGTGAACGAATCGGTACGTGCATACAAAGTCGGCACGCATCAACACATTCCGGAAATTAAAACGGTATTGGAATCACTTTCCAACACGCAAGTGAAGTTCTCGTTTGTGCCTCATCTTCTTCCCATCACACGCGGCATTTTTACTTCATCGTATGCAACATTGAAAAAGCCCGTGCAGGAACAGACAATTCTTGCGGTCTATGAAAAATATTACGCAACAGCGCCTTTCGTTCGCTACTCGGCATCGGCAATTCCGGAGATTAAAAATGTTACGCACACCAATTTCATCGATATAGGTTTCCGTATCAATCAAGAAGATGGACAGCTCATTGTTCTTTCTACGATCGACAATCTCATAAAAGGCGCAGCGGGACAAGCTGTGCAAAACATGAATATCATGTTTGGACTCAATGAAACAGAAGGGTTACAATAA